The genomic interval TGTCTTTCGGTGTCGCCCGTAGCCCAAATTCCATGGATATAAGCTACCTCTTCTTGGCGCATTAGGAATTTTTTGTGTTCAACAGCGGTAGCGTGACAAAGACCTGGTATTGATTTGTTGAATACAAACCATGAAGACTCTCCTTCAGTTTTCCATACTGATCCAACAAATCTGTTTAAGTAGTTGTTGATGATGTCATGTTCTTTCTTGGCGATAATTTTCTCTTTAGATGATTTCTCTCGAGCCATTTCGTCAAGAATCTGCATTCGAGGGATCTTTACAAACATGGAAATAGTAACGTCGCAAACTGGAGTTGGGTTTTTTGACCACTCCATAAGAGCCTCTTGAGATGTTCGGTAACGCTCGTCTTTGATTAGGTCTCGATCAGCTCCAGTTACATCATCACCGTCAAGATCTTCTGCTTGCTTCTTGATAGATCTTTTTAGCTTTGTATCTGTGTCTTCAAGTGAGTATTTGTTCGAAGACACTGTATATATGTATTCGAATGGCATATTGAGGAACACACCGATTTCACCGCCATAGACCTCTCTATTTTCTGGCATCACGTCGGCAACAAAAAGGAGATAAACATCACCATTTAATTCAAAGTGAGTAGGGTATGTTCCTACTGAACAGCCTTCTAGGATGTTTTTTCGATAGGTGTTTGATGATGACTCTTTTAAAGTGACCTTAGCTCCGGCGCTCTCTCCTGCGTAAAAGTGACGGAAAAGAGAAGTATATTCTTCCTCTGAAGAAATGAGGTCATAAGGAATTTGAAGAGAAGCAAGCAAGGATCCTAGCTCAACCAGTTTTGTTTCAATGTATTCAGCGCGATCCATAAGTCCCTCAAAGTCTGACTCAGACAGGGACTTTTTTATTTTACCGATGCCAGCAAAGAGATTCTTCAATGAGAAAGTATTTGCAGCCGCCTTAGTCTTTCTGTTTCGATAAAAAAGGGTGATGTAGAAATCACTTTGCTTTAAATTCATTGAATTAAAGTGATCAACACGGGCCTTCAGTAAAGGATGCTGTGGTTTCAGATTCTTCTTTGTAGCCGATCTGTTTACAGTTGTAACGCTAAGAGATAGATCCTCATTGCAGATATTTAGAGCACTTTTCCAAGAACCAAGAAAACTCTGGAATCTCTCAAACGTAAAAGGTGAGCAGTCCACGCCCTTAAATTTCAGGACGACTGATACATGGCCTCCGCGATGAATGATCATCGGAGTTTTGTTTTTGTATTTCTTGATTGTGGCAATACTGCATTCTTTGAAGATCGGTCCCTCTTCATCGAAAACGAATTCGCTTGCCTGCAATCTTTTTCCTGTATTCAGTTCGGACATTTGAAACTCCAAATATTAGAATCCGTATAGTGATCGGCAGTATTTCATGTCGACCTTTTCCGCATTTGCGTCGATTACCTGACGAACACCACCCATAGGAGAAGGTGTCGTTACTTCAGAAAGTTGCTTTGGCGCCTTTGAAAAGTCTTGGTTCTTAACAAAGTAGGTGTAGCTGCACTCGTTGTCGTCCCACAAGTACCTGATCACATGAATAACGTCGCCATCATCCCATTGATGAACATAGAGCATGTTCTCTTTAAATTTGGGAAACTGACCTTTGTGCTTTTGAATGACGAGCCTTTGAATGTTCTGAGAAACACCACTTAGCATGTATCCTTTTTGGAGTTCCTCGCCATTTTCGATCTTCTTAAGGAACTCTTTCTTAGATGCAAAAGCGCTCAGTGAAGTGAATAAGATCAGGATAAGTACGATCATATTTTTCATGGATTATTCTCCAATAAAATCTGCATCTGAATTGTCAGGAGTAGTGTGTGTCTCAATAATATACGGGGATGATATTTGGCCGTTTCCAAGATCTTGGGCAGGAACAACTTCTTGCTTAATTACCCCGAATCGCGTCGTCATGTCTTTTGAAGCGGCTCTTTGGGCATCTCGAATACGATATTGCTGGATGGTTTTATCAAGCTTGTTCATTTCCGAGATATAGCGGGACTCGTACTTACTTTCATAGTAAGAGTTGATTCCCCAGCCAATGCCAAAACCCACTGCGGCGCCGATTCCGCCGACTTGCATTGGGTCGGAACCTTTAGGTGCAGCTGCGACTGCCAGAACTGAAGCTGCGACTGACAAAAGCACTGGCTCTGTCCACTTTGATTCAAAAATGAATCCAGCCTGAGCTTTCCCGGTGGTCATAATTACGGTGACTGACAATAGAGCAAGAAGGAGTTTTTTCATGATAGCCTCGTCTTTCCTCAACAGTAAATGGATCGACTCTAAAAATGAGTCGACCCTAATAAACCCTTAATGACGAAAGGCTATTTTCGGAGAATTTATTTTAGATGATGCTAAGATCTCTCAAAAATCGACTGATTTCGCTTCTTTGCGCTCCTGGATAAGCTTTTCAAGGACGGCCCGGTCTACGAATTGATCCACCGTCGAATACACGTAGTATCCATATGGATTTACAACTTCTCCAGTGACATCTTTTGAGATTTCGCCTTTTACGATAATCATTTCGATAACTCTTCCGCCAAGGAATTCAGCTGGGAGTGGACTCTTTTGTTCGTCAAAGTAGTTCTCATACTGGCCGAATACGACCGCGCGAATTCCACCCATCTCTGGAAGCCCATAAATTCCAATGAAGTGAATCAAAAAGTGGTTAGATACCTTTTTTTCAACGAGAAGTTTGTAGTCTTCATTTGACCTCTTGTAGAGATCGTTCACGTATAACCACTCAGGAGACCCTGGCGCAGTCATGTCGATACTTTTCAGAATATTTGTTGAGAAGCTCGTAGAGCTTGCATATCGAGTGTCAGTTGAAAGCGATTGGTAATTTGAGATGATTGAGCGGTCTCTTGTGTACTTCAGATATTGATACACAAAGTTTTTGATCTCGGAATCTTCGTTGATATTGCTTGAATAAGTATCAACATAGGTAAAAGGATATGGAAGATCCAAGTGGTTCGGAGAAACGGCGACAAAGTTTTTTCGACTTGCCCAGCGCTCTCCTAAGATTGCTGTCACAAATGACGTAATTGAAGCCATGGCAGTCAAAACAACCACCAAAAACATCATAAAGAGACGCTTTCTGTTTTCCTTTGTTTGCGTTGATGTGATCATAGACTATTTTCCTTCCTTGGTCCTCTTAAAAGGGTTCAACCCTCGATAGGAGATTCCGAAGATGCGCCCATCATTTTTGATCTTTTGAGCGTCTGGATTTTTTCTGAACAATATGAACATAATGAATAAGCTAAAAAGGAACATAAGAGACAGTGGTCCGACACCCTTCTTTAAATGAGTCTTAGGGATCTCCATCTTGAGAATTACCAGCGCACTCTGGTAGGAGCTACTTTCGCGATCATAATTCTTCGTGAGAAGATCATTTGCGGCGAAGTAAATTTGACGCAGATATTGATTCTGAGGTTCGGCGTTTGTGTATTCGATTAAGAATTTCTTATCTGCTTCTGACAGGGTTGCCCAGGCGACAGAATGCTTCTGGCATTCTTTAATCTCGTTTACCGTATCTGTTGTCTTAATTGAGTCTTTCTTCAGGATGGAAAGATTTGATTTCTGAAGGGCTTCCGCGAAAGACAAACATTTCAAGTGTTTTTGATAGTAAGCGTTTTTATTAAGCGAATTAATCACTTCAGGATTGATCGCACTTTTGTAGATGGTTCTTGCTTCATATGCGGCCATCATAAAAAATATTAAGATTCCGAACGGAAGAAGGCCTAGAAGTAAGGTTTTGTTTTTCTTATTCATGGCTTCACCTCAGTTCCTCCCTCAGGAGTGAAATATGTCTTCACTGCCCCAGATTGGCGAGTTAGTGCATCAAGCTGAGGTGATTGCATTTTTGTGGAGCACAGGTCTCTTGAGAAAATGAAGACCGCGCCATCATTGAGCCTTTTTGCAGCAATAAAGAACTTGTTTAAGTTTAAGAGGCGGAAATTTGCATTGTTAAACTTGATGACGGCGTATTTACATTCAACTGAATAAATCGCATCCAGGAATTCGATCCTGGCCACTTGCTCTTTTTGTCTTTGTTGAAGGTAGCAGTGGCGCAAGTCAACCTTGTATCGCTTGTCATTGACGTCGATAATAGCCTCGCCTGACTTCGAAGAAAACTTTCTGAGAATTGCATTCGTGAATGAACGAGATTGGTTTGCTTCATAGTTAGTAACGCAGAATGCGTCGTAAACTTTGTCCTTCGGAACCCAGTCCATTTTTTTGTCGCCAAACATATCTTCGGCGAACTCTGCGCGAGCCGTGATTGAAAGTAGGATTGTGAAAATCATGAAAAAAGTCTTCATACAACCCCTTAGCGCATAAATGCTATTTTCCCTGAAGGAAAAGTGTGTCTCAAAACGAATCAGAAAATGTACTTGTCTTCCAACTCGAATTTCTTTCTAAACATTGCAATCTTTCGGTTTGTTGGATGTGAAAGGGTAGAATCGACAGATGCTGTAGTGCCAAGGGCGGCCCAGAGGGCTTTATTCTCTGCGACTTCGCGCTGAGTGTGGGTGGTCAGAAAAGCCACATAGCCACCAAAACAGTAGAACGACTTCGTTCCATTGTACTCGGTCGACTGTTTGTCGATTAGGAACTTTCGGAATTGTTTTGTTCTTTCGGCGTCACGGTCAAACTGAATAACGGCGACGTTTATTAAAATTCCACCAACCAATAATGCCAAGCCAAAATAGTTCATGCGAGTGTTCAGTTTCTTTGTGAGGTACTTCTTTGTTTTAGTTGAAGTTTGTTTCTTGTATTTCTGTTTTTCTAGAACCTTAATGATTGGCTCTTTCGATTCGCTGACGACGGTAATCGCACCGCCAAAAATCAAGCTCATGGAAATGAAGGAATAGACGATAGCAGATGTTAAAAATTTACGCCGAAGGGTATTTGATTGTTTGATCAACTCGCTGTTGCCTGATGAGGAAATACATTCGTCAGCAATTTTGTAGCGTCGATATCGAAGAAAGAGAGTGTAGGGGAGAATAATGTAGCTTAGAATTTTACCGAGCGTATTCAAAGTCTGTTTAAGACGCTCAAGGCTGGTTTGATTTTGTGTTTCACTCATAAAATCTCCATCAAAGTAAGCCATCCTTGGCGGAATTCTAGGAAATTCATTAACCTAGTATAGGGTGGAATCGTCCTAATTTAGGAAGAGTCCAATCTGCCGATTAACGGCCAGAGGGATATCATCCGTGATATTCCTCTTCCGGTTTTTCAAATTCGTCCATGAATTTTGATCTGAAATACAGCGGGTTTACGCTGTCTGAGTAGTTCGCTGTCAGCCTGGGAGCTGTGGCTCTATAAAGCGTCTTTAAATAATTCACTCGTGGTTCCGCTGTATCCATAATACGGCAGATCATGAGGGTTATTCCGATGATAATGACCAAGAGATATCCGACTGGAATGAAAACCACTTCAATCAAAAGAAGAATACCGAACATGATATAGAACTGGTCGGTAACTTCGAAAAGACCTCTTTTGGTCTGAAGTGGTAGAAAAAACATTGATACCTCTTAGTTACGGATTACAAACCGATTGAAGCAAAGAATCCGGCGACACCTTCCCAGAATGGAGTCCAAAGCATGTAACCAATGATTGCGATCACAGTGGTCATTACGATTGTGCCCAAGCTGGAAACTTGATCTGTCATGCCCATTAGGTTGAACACGAAGATACCGATTTTGTAGATGATGAAGATACCAGCAGCTGCGGCAAAGATGAATTTGAAGATCCCTTGGCCGATGCCATCAGCAACGTCCGCCACTGGGCCAGCGTAAGCTACCATTGGCAAAAACGAGAATACCATCATGGCGATGGTAAATTGAATTGTTAAGATAAGTAATTGTTTCATTGAGTTCTCCTTATTTTCTGTTTTTAGAAACCGTCAGAAATCTCAATGGGGTCATGGTTAAAAATGAGTGAAATAAATTTTGAGAGTCTCAAAATAATACGTTTTTGTGCCTGATTTGCTCGATTTTCTCCCCAAACCATTGAATAAATATGAAAAAGCAACAGTTTGAAGAAATGATTGAGAAACGCCGAAAGCGAAAAGAAGCTATTAAAGCGTTCTTTTTCTTTCCGAAGACTCTTGCGGCGAGATACCGTTTTCTAATCAAGGGCTTTTCTGAGATCGAGAATCGCTGGGATGACACTAAAGAAAAAATGAATGCATATAAGTCATCATACAAAAAGCTCGTCGAGTTCATGGTGATGATCCCTCTCTACTTTGGCCTTCTATTTGGCGCGGTCAGTGTTGTTCAAGTTGGATATGCGGCCACCCAGATCAGCTGGAAAAATTATTACAAGAAAGACGTTAAGAAGAAGGTCATTAGAGTAGGGAAAACCAAAGTGCCATTCCTAAATGTTGAACGGGCTGCAACTCGCTTGTATGAACGAGTTGAGAAGAAGGGTGGAAAGCCATGGTTACTATTTGGTATTCCGGTGTTCTTCGTGCTGTCGTTTGGAGGAGCCTTTATTCTTTCGTCAAACCCAATTTTCTCTCAATCAGAGAAGATAAAAAAGGCTCTAAAGGATTTCAAATTTACAGATGCTGAAGGTGAACCATGGGAGTTTGTCTACACTCCTGATCTTATTATGTTCAGAAGCTATGGCATAGTCGCTGATGAATTTGTTCGAAAGAAGAACTTTTGGACGACGATCAACTTTTCGCCACAGCCCGCGCGTGTTAGTTCGGATGATCAGAACGTGTTTCTAATTCGCCGAAAGACTCAAATGCCAACCGCAGTAATTTATGGGAACTTTTCTACATTACCATCTATTGATGAGCTTCTGGAGATGAGCGATGAGGACGATCATTCAAGTCCAAATATCATGAAAGTGGATCCGGAGAATAAGAAAGTGACTCAAAAAGCAACGGAAACCGAAGTGGATTCCCAGGATTTACCGCCGGAAAATGAAGAAATAGTTACGGAGAAAACTTAATAATGTCGTCTTTTTGGCAGAAAAAAGTTTTTGATAAAGAATTTCGTAATGAAAATCCACCATTCTTACTTAAGGTCATGAAAAGAGGGTCCTCAAAAAGGCTCTCGTTCCTATTTAACGTAGGTCGGAAAACAATTTTGAATAATGTGATCTTGTCACCGTATAAGAATCCGTAGTCGGTTGATGGTAGCGGAGAAGTGGACCAGGCAAGATCGCAGTATTGAGAATTGTTTTTGCAGATTTTCAAATCTGCGGCGTAGTGGAGGGTGCGAAATAGCCCTTTGTGAGTGCGCCTAAAAGAAAGCTCACAGCAAAATTCGACTTAGCACTACTCGCATCGTTAATGATGTGAGGGTAAGTGGCAGCGCCAGCCCTTAATGGCGTCGCTCTCCTGTGGCAAACATAAGCTGGCCACGCGTGGACGAGAGAAAGAAGACCGAAGGGTGACGCTGTGACGGCAGATTAAACGTCCCTTTGCGAGACAGGCGAAAATTTTTTGATTCGCCGATGCCTCTATTATATTTAGTGGCTATCTTAGCCGTATTCCGCCCTGAATTTACTGCGAAGACACGGAAAAGAGCTTGATGCTCGTCCCGAAGCGGTAGCGATAGGGACAAGAGCATCGCATCCCACAATCCTACAGTCCAACCGGACTTCGATCAGGATGGAGTCTATCAAAATTTACCCGAATACGCCGTTCGGGATTTCCGGCCCTTTCTATGCCCAAAATAAATCGGGCCAATCTTCATTTTTTATGTTCAAAAATCTTCAATTGACCATTAAGAGGGAATGGAACAACCAAAGCGCAAACTTCCAAAACATGCAAAAGAAGGTCAGGAACTAATTGAAGTGCCAGAATTCCCGACTTTCTTCGACCCTAAGAATTCGTTGAAACCTATTTCTCCATTAACTAAGGAAGAAATTGATTTCATTTTTAAAGCGAAGTTTGAAGACTGTTGTTCAGCTTATGCCAGTAGAATCAGAGGATCTGGTTTACTTGAGGTTGAAGACGGAGGAGATAAAAGATCTATTGATGGAAGTGCTTTCCTGTTCTTTTCAGCTCTCTGTAAGAAGTTCGATAAGGATAAATATAAAGGCGCTATTGGCTCGAAAAGCGTTGAAGGCGCGACTGGCACTAAAACTCTTGATTGGTTCTTTTATAACTATTTCTGTGAAAAGCTGAATGAAATGTCTAAGGATATGAAAGAGAAAAAGAAAAAGTACCGGGATTTGTACGGTGACGACATTTCTCATGAGTGGGTATTGTTCGATGTTGTAGCAGAGAGAGGTAAACAGTACCGCGAAGTTTGCGATATGTTGCTGAACGATGCTGCGATGTTCCTCTCTCCCCAGGCGCTGGAACTGCTGAAAATCCGTTTTGCAGAGGGATATAAGTATTCTGAAGCTAAAGGTCTGGTCGGAAAATCATACTACGCTCATCGCACCGAAATGATGAATTACATCAACATTTTTATGCTTCGAAAACGTGTGGCTTTGGCGGCACTTT from Bdellovibrio sp. BCCA carries:
- a CDS encoding TraG/VirB4 family ATPase produces the protein MSELNTGKRLQASEFVFDEEGPIFKECSIATIKKYKNKTPMIIHRGGHVSVVLKFKGVDCSPFTFERFQSFLGSWKSALNICNEDLSLSVTTVNRSATKKNLKPQHPLLKARVDHFNSMNLKQSDFYITLFYRNRKTKAAANTFSLKNLFAGIGKIKKSLSESDFEGLMDRAEYIETKLVELGSLLASLQIPYDLISSEEEYTSLFRHFYAGESAGAKVTLKESSSNTYRKNILEGCSVGTYPTHFELNGDVYLLFVADVMPENREVYGGEIGVFLNMPFEYIYTVSSNKYSLEDTDTKLKRSIKKQAEDLDGDDVTGADRDLIKDERYRTSQEALMEWSKNPTPVCDVTISMFVKIPRMQILDEMAREKSSKEKIIAKKEHDIINNYLNRFVGSVWKTEGESSWFVFNKSIPGLCHATAVEHKKFLMRQEEVAYIHGIWATGDTERHNGFNHLIDDFGSIYPFSPFDGKENYNGLISGGSGSGKSVLMDTIIGMAQGGAYGDVPPKIRIIDNSGENGSYYALAKLFNGTVINFSGSERPILPLMDVEPTMCIPTSKKQAQLVNWLKDNGVKTNEKTPSAITSFFLWIIKEGLVNITDGQFNDKFVETFGIPAPSTARNSFTLKPGECKPFQRTLSFIVGLLDIIFTSSGKKYQSSIIEGFVSELFERTTGRMPTMTDLHAFLVDILDEDDEDNRNLIMTVKNWTGSGAFPYFEGECTVNLDADIVVVDMKGIESEETLAAVYMLLFNERFSRDLYFTRGRAKYIIRDEIWRLIRSAIAASYMEEDVKTARKNTISTWFILQQIPELMDKNPTLIQALLDNSEFIFIGSISSGPTKERLRQILEIPPQVYEQAFREEITLGKNEDKDHR